From the Acidithiobacillus sp. genome, the window AACGGCATATGTTTCTTTGCCTGAATCATCGTGACAACGGCGAGCAGGCCTGCAATAACAGCGGCCTCGCCGAAGAAATGTTTCACGTGGCCAGGAAGCACGCCAAAACCCTCGGTATCCATGGCGAAAAACGCGTTCGGGTAAACCGCTGCGGCTGTCTGGGACGGTGTAGCGATGGGCCGGTTGCCGTAGTCTATCCTGATGCCGTTTGGTACACCTATGTAGATGCCGATGATGTGCGCGAAATCGTCGACTCCCACCTGCGCGACGGCCTGCCCGTCGAACGGCTGCGGATCTGATGCTGCCTATCGACCGGAGTCACCTCTACGATGGCGGCGAACTCGCCAGCCTGGAATGTGTAGGCCAGCGCGTTATTATTCCTGGCCCGGCGGGCATGCTGGAGGGCATCACGGCGTGCCCCGATAAGGAGACGCGCGGCGCGGTGGCGGTCATTCTCCATCCGCACCCCCTTTATGGTGGCACCTTGAATAATAAGGTCGTGCATTATCTCAGCAGAACCTGCAACCAGTTAGGCATCCCCTCACTGCGTTTCAATTTCCGCGGAGTGGGCGAGAGTGGCGGCGTCTATGACGATGGTCGTGGTGAAACCGAGGATTGCCTGGCGGTGCTCGACTGGGTGCAGGAGCGCCGCCCCGGCTTCGATATCTGGCTGGCCGGATTTTCCTTCGGAGCCTATGTGGCCTATCGCAGCGTACACCGTCATCCCCGCATCAGCCGTCTCCTGACCGTCGCCCCGCCCGTTAATCTCTTTGATTTCACTGTTCTGCCAGCGCCTTCCTGTCCGTGGACCCTGATTCAAGGCGAACTGGACGAACTGGTACCCGCCGCGAGCGTGGAAAATTGGGTTGACACCCTGCCCGTTCAACCCAGGAAGATCATGCTTCCCGCAGATCACTTTTTTCATGGTCAACTGAATGTTCTGCAGGCGGCGCTGTTACATTCCCTCAATGACGAAGAAAGCGAGATAGGCGTCCGTGACCCCTGTCATGAATCCAGCTTTTCTTGAACTACGGGTACTGCATAAGCGTTATGGCGGACGCGAGGTGCTGCGCGGGGTAGACTTTGCCGTTGCCGCCGGGGAGTGCTTCGCCCTGGTCGGTCCCAATGGGGCGGGCAAGAGTACCACGGTGCGGGCAATTCAGGGGCTGACGCCCACTGATGACGGCGAGATTCGCATCGGTGGTCGGGTGCTCGCAGCAATGGGGCGAGCGGCGCGGGCAGACATGGGGGTGGTGCCCCAAACGGACAACCTGGACCCCGATTTTACCGTGCAGGAAAACCTCT encodes:
- a CDS encoding (2Fe-2S) ferredoxin domain-containing protein, with the protein product MEGAFYQRHMFLCLNHRDNGEQACNNSGLAEEMFHVARKHAKTLGIHGEKRVRVNRCGCLGRCSDGPVAVVYPDAVWYTYVDADDVREIVDSHLRDGLPVERLRI
- a CDS encoding CocE/NonD family hydrolase; amino-acid sequence: MLPIDRSHLYDGGELASLECVGQRVIIPGPAGMLEGITACPDKETRGAVAVILHPHPLYGGTLNNKVVHYLSRTCNQLGIPSLRFNFRGVGESGGVYDDGRGETEDCLAVLDWVQERRPGFDIWLAGFSFGAYVAYRSVHRHPRISRLLTVAPPVNLFDFTVLPAPSCPWTLIQGELDELVPAASVENWVDTLPVQPRKIMLPADHFFHGQLNVLQAALLHSLNDEESEIGVRDPCHESSFS